From a region of the Calypte anna isolate BGI_N300 chromosome 4, bCalAnn1_v1.p, whole genome shotgun sequence genome:
- the TBC1D8B gene encoding TBC1 domain family member 8B isoform X3, with amino-acid sequence MWLKPEEVLLKNALKLWVQERSNQYFVLQRRRGYGEEGGGGLAGLLVGTLDAVLDSTSKVAPFRILHQTPDSQVYWSIACGSSREEITEHWDWLEHNVMNTLSVFDSNEDITSFVQGKIRGLIAEEGKGSFVKEDDPEKFREGLMKFEKCFGLPEQEKLVTYYSCSYWKGRVPCQGWLYLSTNFLSFYSFLLGAEIKLIISWDEISKLEKTSNVILTESIHVCSRGEDHYFSMFLHISETFLLMEQLANYAVRRLFDKETFENDPVLHDPLQITKRGLESRAHSEQFSAFFRLPKEETLKEVHECFLWVPFSHYNTHGKMCISENYICFASQDGSLCSVIIPLREVTGVDKADPANRGVSISTKGKTAFRFTEVRDFEQLVAKLRMKCSATSSPQYIVNTEVASGSASDSPNDVDGGLSKMGQRDNSKTVSTEALMTVYHPQDAENLDSKMLKEKMKEQSWNILFVERGHGVSMFRTKKTRDLVVRGIPEALRGELWLLFSGAVNDMASNPGYYTELVEKSLGTCTLATDEIERDLRRSLPEHPAFQSDTGISALRRVLTAYAYRNPQIGYCQAMNILTSVLLLYAKEEEAFWLLVAVCERMLPDYFNRRIIGALVDQAVFEELIRVHLPQLTEHMTDMTFFSSVSLSWFLTLFISVLPIESAVNVVDCFFYDGIKAILQLGLAVLEYNMEKLLTCKDDAEAVTVLNSCAAGLQSQRCKE; translated from the exons ATGTGGCTGAAGCCCGAGGAAGTGCTGCTGAAAAATGCCCTCAAGCTGTGGGTGCAGGAGCGTTCCAACCAGTACTTCGTGCTGCAGAGGCGGCGGGGCTACGGCGAGGAGGGCGGAGGCGGGCTGGCAG GTCTGCTGGTGGGGACATTGGATGCAGTGTTGGATTCTACATCGAAAGTCGCCCCATTTCGTATCCTGCATCAGACACCAGACTCTCAAGTCTACTGGTCCATTGCATGTG GATccagcagagaagaaataacAGAACACTGGGACTGGTTAGAACACAATGTTATGAACACTTTATCAGTGTTTGATTCAAATGAAGATATTACAAGCTTTGTCCAAGGAAAGATAAGA GGTTTGATTGCTGAAGAGGGAAAAGGTTCTTTTGTAAAAGAAGATGATCCTGAGAAGTTTCGTGAAGGTCTCATGAAGTTTGAAAAGTGTTTTGGATTACCAGAGCAGGAGAAGTTGGTTACCTATTACTCCTGCAGTTACTGGAAGGGCAGAGTGCCCTGTCAAGGATGGCTTTATCTTAGTACCAACTTCCTTAGCTTTTATTCATTTTTGCTGGGAGCAGAAA taaaaCTTATTATCTCTTGGGATGAAATATCGAAACTGGAGAAGACTTCTAATGTGATTCTGACAGAGAGCATTCATGTGTGCTCCCGTGGGGAAGATCactatttttccatgtttttgcACATTAGTGAAACATTCCTTCTCATGGAGCAGCTGGCAAACTATGCTGTCAGGAGACTTTTTGATAAGGAGACGTTTGAAAATGACCCAGTCCTTCATGACCCCCTGCAGATCACTAAGAG aGGCCTGGAAAGCCGAGCCCACAGTGAGCAGTTTAGTGCATTCTTCAGATTACCCAAGGAAGAGACCTTGAAGGAAGTTCACGAGTGCTTCTTATGGGTTCCTTTCAGTCATTACAACACTCATGGCAAAAtgtgtatttcagaaaactACATTTGCTTTGCTAGCCAGGATGGCAGCCTGTGCAGTGTAATCATTCCATTGAGAGAG GTCACAGGGGTGGATAAGGCAGACCCAGCCAACAGAGGAGTCAGCATTAGTACCAAAGGGAAAACAGCTTTTCGTTTTACAGAGGTGAGAGATTTTGAGCAGCTTGTGGCAAAGCTCAGGATGAAATGCAGTGCAACTTCAAGTCCCCAGTACATCGTAAATACAGAG gttgCATCTGGTTCTGCCTCTGACAGTCCAAATGATGTTGATGGGGGACTTTCAAAGATGGGTCAGAGAGATAACAGCAAGACTGTCAGTACAGAAGCCCTAATGACTGTCTACCATCCTCAGGATGCTGAGAATCTAGACTCTAAAATG ctgaaagaaaaaatgaaagagcagtCCTGGAACATCCTCTTTGTTGAACGTGGACATGGTGTCAGCATGTTCCGAACAAAGAAGACCCGAGACCTGGTTGTAAGAGGGATCCCAGAGGCACTAAGAGGAGAGCTCTGGCTGCTCTTCTCAG GTGCTGTAAATGATATGGCATCCAACCCTGGATATTACACTGAACTGGTGGAAAAGTCCTTAGGAACGTGCACTTTAGCTACTGATGAAATTGAACGAGATTTACGGCGCTCCCTGCCTGAGCATCCTGCTTTCCAAAGTGACACAGGAATTTCTGCACTCCGGAGAGTTCTTACAGCTTATGCATACAGGAATCCCCAGATTGGATATTGTCAG GCAATGAATATTTTGACATCAGTACTTCTGCTCTATGCTAAAGAGGAGGAAGCATTTTGGCTCTTGGTTGCTGTGTGTGAAAGGATGCTACCTGATTATTTCAATCGTCGAATTATTG GTGCCTTGGTAGATCAGGCAGTGTTTGAGGAGCTCATCAGGGTTCATCTCCCTCAGCTGACAGAGCACATGACGGACATGACTTTTTTCTCCTCGGTCTCTCTCTCCTGGTTCCTTACCCTTTTTATCAGTGTGCTGCCTATTGAAAGTGCAGTCAATGTGGTGGACTGTTTCTTCTATGATGGGATAAAGGCAATCTTGCAGCTGGGTCTGGCAGTGCTGGAATACAACATGGAGAAGTTGCTGACTTGTAAGGATGATGCAGAAGCTGTCACTGTGCTCAACAG CTGTGCAGCAGGGCTCCAGTCTCAGCGATGCAAAGAATGA